The proteins below come from a single Asanoa ferruginea genomic window:
- a CDS encoding ATP-binding protein, with translation MTADHAADQGFDALLKARRRDAGLTQSELANRAGIGVRTVRDLERGRASRPQRTTVDLLATALHLSGAARTEFLAVARGAPTAPAPDPVPSLTPLASAAASRGRGLPPPGPLVGRDLDVAEVALTLLRGDGLVTLVGLAGVGKTSVALSVIERVKERHPGGVAGILITEGSTESDVLTAAATVLGVARADELADRLAGAPSLLLVDAVERAPGAVAEALHRLVAVAPSLRILATGRHPVGLPGERVWPVVPLEVPPTDDLDLSAVSKYPAVALFLDRLRRVRRDPLEPGEVGALVRLVRRLGGLPLAIELAAARGRVLDMNQILDRYGHRLLDLAGPETAPGSAYQAIAVSLRDAVAASYRLLEPEEQVAVRRLSPFRNRWSVELGEAMLADTAAPGIALDGDPVPLLDRLVALGLLGMRGAGSMRFRLLDVVRDYAEEQAAAEGELTAIRRRHAQVMARFAARVAPELAGGRLAGAVARLDEVTSDLWAALAHSAIDDPHTALLLAANLPRWWRFRGRDAAGRQWLRRLLDDPRTADADPVLRAWAQLGVAQLAAEHSAGPLELPAAEEALATFREQGDVSGELAARNQLSGLWMSTGGYDEARRHGAAALALATRTGRTRDMAVAQSNLAWHEIRGGELAAARRRMAAVDRLAAQCGDDRLRALALANVAEVNRLDGRYEDAVKMGRRAIAALERLGDPGHRARVLGTIGLALALADRFDDAFAVLTQLRSTASGTDVGEAPASDVQGPSAMIEATLAAKRGDRVLAAEWFGVAVQAYAGGRDLRDVAEALVGLASVTDEEETRGAVVERLDAVCKEGGITLLATERSRAEGQDSRR, from the coding sequence ATGACCGCGGATCACGCTGCTGACCAGGGATTCGACGCCCTGCTCAAAGCGCGCCGCCGCGACGCCGGATTAACGCAGAGCGAGCTCGCCAACCGGGCCGGGATTGGCGTCCGGACCGTTCGCGATCTCGAGCGCGGGCGGGCGTCCCGGCCACAGCGGACGACCGTCGACCTGCTGGCGACCGCGCTGCACCTCAGCGGCGCCGCGCGCACCGAGTTTCTGGCGGTGGCCCGCGGCGCGCCGACCGCACCGGCGCCCGACCCGGTTCCCTCGCTGACACCCCTCGCCTCGGCCGCGGCCAGCCGGGGGCGTGGGCTTCCGCCGCCCGGCCCGCTGGTCGGCCGCGACCTCGACGTCGCCGAGGTCGCGCTCACCCTGCTGCGCGGCGACGGCCTGGTCACCCTCGTCGGGCTGGCCGGCGTCGGCAAGACCAGCGTGGCGCTGTCGGTCATCGAACGGGTCAAGGAACGCCACCCGGGCGGCGTCGCCGGCATCCTGATCACCGAGGGCTCGACCGAGAGCGACGTGCTGACCGCCGCCGCGACCGTGTTGGGCGTCGCCCGCGCCGACGAGTTGGCCGACCGGCTCGCCGGCGCGCCGAGCCTGCTGCTGGTCGACGCCGTCGAGCGGGCGCCGGGTGCGGTCGCCGAGGCGCTGCACCGGCTGGTCGCCGTGGCGCCGTCACTGCGCATCCTGGCCACCGGCCGGCACCCGGTCGGGCTGCCTGGCGAACGCGTCTGGCCGGTCGTGCCGCTCGAGGTGCCGCCGACCGACGACCTCGACCTGTCGGCGGTGTCCAAATATCCCGCGGTCGCGCTGTTCCTCGACCGGTTGCGCCGGGTCCGCCGCGACCCACTGGAGCCCGGCGAGGTCGGCGCGCTGGTCCGGCTGGTCCGCCGGCTGGGCGGGCTGCCGCTGGCCATCGAGCTCGCCGCGGCCCGCGGCCGGGTGCTCGACATGAACCAGATCCTCGACCGCTACGGGCACCGGCTGCTCGACCTGGCCGGCCCGGAGACGGCGCCGGGAAGTGCCTACCAGGCGATCGCCGTCAGCCTGCGCGACGCGGTCGCGGCCAGCTACCGGCTGCTCGAGCCGGAGGAGCAGGTCGCCGTGCGGCGCTTGTCGCCGTTCCGCAACCGCTGGTCGGTCGAGCTCGGCGAGGCCATGCTGGCCGACACGGCCGCGCCGGGCATCGCGCTCGACGGCGACCCGGTGCCGCTGCTCGACCGGCTCGTCGCGCTCGGCCTGCTCGGCATGCGCGGCGCCGGCTCGATGCGGTTCCGGCTGCTCGACGTGGTCCGCGACTACGCCGAGGAGCAGGCCGCGGCCGAGGGTGAGCTGACCGCGATCCGGCGCCGGCACGCGCAGGTGATGGCCCGGTTCGCCGCCCGGGTGGCGCCAGAGTTGGCCGGTGGCCGGCTGGCCGGTGCGGTGGCCCGGCTCGACGAGGTGACCAGCGACCTGTGGGCGGCGCTGGCCCACTCGGCGATCGACGACCCGCACACCGCGCTGCTGCTGGCCGCCAACCTGCCGCGCTGGTGGCGGTTCCGGGGCCGCGACGCTGCCGGTCGGCAGTGGCTGCGCCGGCTGCTCGACGACCCGCGCACGGCGGATGCCGATCCGGTGCTGCGGGCCTGGGCCCAGCTCGGCGTGGCCCAACTCGCCGCCGAGCACAGCGCCGGCCCGCTCGAGTTGCCGGCGGCCGAGGAGGCGTTGGCGACCTTCCGCGAGCAGGGCGACGTGTCCGGCGAGTTGGCCGCGCGCAACCAACTCTCGGGGCTGTGGATGTCGACGGGCGGCTACGACGAGGCGCGCCGGCACGGTGCGGCGGCGTTGGCGCTGGCGACCCGCACCGGGCGCACCCGCGACATGGCGGTCGCGCAGAGCAACCTGGCCTGGCACGAGATCCGGGGTGGCGAGCTGGCCGCGGCGCGGCGACGGATGGCCGCGGTCGACCGGCTGGCCGCCCAGTGCGGCGATGACCGGCTGCGCGCCCTGGCGCTGGCCAACGTGGCCGAGGTCAACCGCCTCGACGGGCGCTACGAAGACGCGGTGAAGATGGGCCGGCGCGCGATCGCCGCCCTGGAGCGGCTCGGCGACCCGGGGCACCGGGCCCGGGTGCTCGGCACGATCGGGCTGGCGCTCGCCCTGGCCGACCGCTTCGACGACGCGTTCGCGGTGCTGACCCAACTTCGGTCCACGGCGTCCGGCACTGACGTGGGCGAGGCGCCGGCCAGCGACGTGCAGGGTCCGAGCGCGATGATCGAGGCGACGCTGGCCGCCAAGCGCGGTGACCGGGTGCTCGCGGCGGAATGGTTCGGGGTCGCGGTGCAGGCCTACGCCGGCGGGCGCGACCTGCGCGACGTCGCCGAGGCGCTGGTCGGGCTGGCGTCGGTGACCGACGAAGAGGAGACCCGCGGAGCGGTGGTCGAGCGGCTCGACGCGGTCTGCAAAGAAGGCGGGATCACGCTGCTGGCCACGGAGCGAAGCCGGGCCGAAGGACAAGACAGCCGGCGCTGA
- a CDS encoding MarR family winged helix-turn-helix transcriptional regulator, translated as MSRTGTLNLVAELLDDPRITAIGLLSETFIGLSARFAAQFAGQKLSPVEFEVLMRLARSPGHELRMTDLAAQTSLSTSGVTRVVDRMERDGLLRRRACPTDRRSSYAGVTNAGMTKLTDTLPGHLALIEEWFTGQLTPAELDQLLSLLRRVRDAVNPCATAGVPERGGVCDPDDPDNEPDTDPDAEADEPETLSAR; from the coding sequence ATGTCAAGGACTGGTACACTCAATCTCGTGGCTGAGCTGTTAGACGATCCCCGCATCACCGCGATCGGGCTGCTCTCCGAGACCTTCATCGGGCTCTCGGCGCGCTTCGCCGCGCAGTTCGCGGGGCAGAAGCTGTCCCCCGTTGAGTTCGAGGTCCTGATGCGGCTCGCCCGCTCCCCCGGTCACGAACTACGCATGACCGACCTCGCCGCCCAAACCTCGCTGTCGACCAGTGGCGTCACCCGGGTGGTCGACCGGATGGAGCGCGACGGCCTGCTCCGGCGCCGCGCCTGCCCCACCGATCGGCGCAGCTCCTACGCGGGCGTCACCAACGCCGGCATGACGAAGCTCACCGATACCCTGCCGGGCCACCTGGCGCTGATCGAGGAGTGGTTCACCGGCCAGCTCACCCCGGCCGAGCTCGACCAGCTCCTGAGCCTGCTGCGCCGGGTGCGCGACGCGGTCAACCCCTGCGCCACCGCCGGCGTTCCCGAGCGGGGCGGGGTGTGCGACCCCGACGACCCCGACAACGAGCCCGACACCGACCCCGACGCCGAGGCCGACGAGCCGGAAACCCTCAGCGCTCGATAG
- a CDS encoding YceI family protein: protein MSDTVTNNTRVWNGLTIPTAGSYDLDAAHKLVGFTARHMMVAKVRGHFDEASATITVGENPLESSVTATIKTASITTGVADRDAHLRSPDFLKTEEFPTIEFQSIGGVKEVNGNEFVLPGELTIRGVTRKVDLKVEFEGAGRNPYGMDIFGFSAHTEIDREDFGLTWNVNLETGGVLVGKKVRIELEGEAVRQA, encoded by the coding sequence ATGAGCGACACCGTCACCAACAACACCCGCGTCTGGAACGGCCTGACCATCCCCACCGCGGGCTCGTACGACCTGGACGCCGCGCACAAGCTGGTCGGCTTCACCGCGCGCCACATGATGGTCGCCAAGGTACGCGGTCACTTCGACGAGGCATCTGCCACGATCACCGTCGGCGAGAACCCGCTGGAGTCGTCCGTCACCGCGACGATCAAGACCGCCAGCATCACCACCGGTGTCGCGGACCGTGACGCCCACCTCCGCAGCCCCGACTTCCTCAAGACCGAGGAGTTTCCGACCATCGAGTTCCAGAGCATCGGTGGCGTCAAGGAGGTCAACGGCAACGAGTTCGTGCTCCCCGGCGAGCTCACGATCCGCGGCGTGACCCGCAAGGTCGACCTGAAGGTCGAGTTCGAGGGCGCCGGCCGAAACCCTTACGGCATGGACATTTTCGGCTTCTCGGCACACACCGAGATCGACCGTGAGGACTTCGGCCTGACCTGGAACGTCAACCTGGAGACCGGTGGCGTTCTGGTGGGCAAGAAGGTGCGCATCGAGCTCGAGGGCGAGGCCGTTCGTCAGGCCTGA
- a CDS encoding glutamate--cysteine ligase, protein MGKDVSPLGFSREDRVRYRQKVRRCLDVFALMLDDFEFDAERPTTGLEIELNLVDKDAEPAMRNAEILANLADPTFQTELGQFNLELNARPRMIEGDGFADYQHDIQASLGRAEDRANKADATIVLIGILPTLTPRHLVLGNLSSNERYWALNEQIVDARGEDIGLDIRGVERLQTFTDSIAPESACTSVQFHLQVSPDAFASYWNAAQSIAGIQVGIGANSPYLYGKQLWAETRIALFEQATDTRPDELKSQGVRPRVWFGERWITSIFDLFEENVRYFPPLLPITDDEDPVEVLHNGGVPHLGELRLHNGTIYRWNRPVYDVTNGRPHLRVENRVLPAGPTVVDMLANAAFYFGLVRDLAEADRPIWSQLPFTKAEENFHAAARRGLDARVYWPRHGEVRIADLVPDVLLPRAAAGLDRFGVAPRFRDQLLGIIGERCRTGQNGAAWQTAMVRVAEHKRGMDRTTALHHMLTRYGELQRTNDPVHTWPID, encoded by the coding sequence ATGGGCAAGGATGTGTCGCCGCTTGGTTTCTCCCGCGAAGATCGCGTCCGTTATCGCCAGAAAGTCCGGCGATGTCTCGATGTCTTCGCGTTGATGCTCGACGACTTCGAGTTCGACGCCGAGCGGCCGACGACGGGTCTCGAGATCGAGCTCAACCTGGTCGACAAAGACGCCGAGCCAGCCATGCGCAACGCGGAGATCCTCGCCAACCTCGCGGATCCGACCTTCCAGACCGAGCTCGGTCAGTTCAACCTCGAGCTCAACGCCCGTCCCCGCATGATCGAGGGCGACGGCTTCGCCGATTACCAGCACGACATCCAGGCCAGCCTCGGGCGCGCGGAAGACCGGGCCAACAAGGCCGACGCGACCATCGTGCTGATCGGCATCCTGCCCACGCTCACCCCGCGCCACCTGGTGCTCGGCAACCTCTCCAGCAACGAGCGCTATTGGGCACTCAACGAGCAGATCGTCGACGCCCGCGGCGAAGACATCGGGCTCGACATCCGCGGTGTCGAACGGTTGCAGACCTTCACCGACTCGATCGCGCCGGAGTCGGCGTGCACCAGCGTGCAGTTCCACCTTCAGGTCTCGCCAGACGCCTTCGCCAGCTATTGGAACGCCGCGCAGTCGATCGCCGGCATCCAGGTCGGCATCGGCGCCAACTCCCCTTATCTCTATGGGAAGCAGCTCTGGGCGGAGACCCGGATCGCGCTGTTCGAGCAGGCCACCGACACCCGGCCCGATGAGCTGAAATCGCAAGGTGTACGCCCGCGGGTCTGGTTCGGCGAACGATGGATCACGTCCATCTTCGACTTGTTCGAGGAGAACGTGCGCTATTTCCCGCCGTTGCTGCCCATCACCGACGACGAGGACCCGGTCGAGGTCCTACACAACGGCGGCGTGCCACATCTGGGCGAGTTGCGGCTGCACAACGGCACGATCTACCGCTGGAACCGCCCGGTCTACGACGTCACCAACGGCCGCCCGCACCTGCGGGTGGAAAACCGCGTGCTTCCGGCCGGCCCGACGGTGGTCGACATGCTGGCCAACGCGGCGTTCTACTTCGGACTCGTCCGCGACCTGGCCGAGGCCGACCGTCCGATTTGGAGCCAGCTGCCGTTCACGAAGGCGGAGGAGAACTTCCACGCCGCGGCCCGGCGCGGGCTGGACGCCCGGGTCTACTGGCCACGGCACGGCGAAGTCCGGATCGCCGACCTGGTGCCCGACGTGCTGCTGCCGCGGGCGGCCGCCGGCCTTGACCGGTTCGGCGTCGCACCCCGCTTCCGCGACCAATTGCTCGGCATCATCGGCGAACGCTGCCGCACGGGCCAAAACGGCGCGGCCTGGCAGACCGCGATGGTGCGGGTGGCCGAACACAAGCGCGGCATGGACCGGACCACCGCCCTGCACCACATGCTCACCCGGTATGGCGAGCTACAACGCACCAACGACCCCGTGCACACCTGGCCGATCGACTAA
- a CDS encoding PASTA domain-containing protein: MADQPEDPRPKRGAGSDDPGQPAPNDPIRDAEAASDRTRPLDQTAPFDPIRDDEAEADRTQALPDGAGRPLDQTAPFDPIRDDEDDDASDAAAETQRLPDDPDRTARIDRAADDRTTQISAADRTTRIQRSGPGNGDDRTTRIQQQSGPRNATPPNDRAWAGRAGIPQPGGPGGPPDDGPPRDDWQPGDGGGRRWWMPILVGIIALILLGVLAFGLWLILRGDGGTPAPTATSSAPAPTTAAPTTVAPTTSSPSPTATTPAAVEVPVVEGRSVLDAGQLLSDAGLPARLNYVASDEPAGTVVGSDPDAGTEVPPGTTVTLEVSLGPTTAPTTPPATPTPTTSPLVPPGP; encoded by the coding sequence ATGGCCGACCAGCCCGAGGACCCGCGCCCAAAGCGCGGTGCCGGCTCGGACGACCCTGGCCAGCCGGCTCCCAACGACCCGATCCGCGACGCCGAGGCCGCGTCGGATCGCACCCGGCCGCTCGACCAAACGGCGCCGTTCGATCCGATCCGGGATGACGAGGCCGAGGCGGATCGGACTCAGGCGTTGCCCGACGGCGCCGGTCGGCCGCTTGACCAGACCGCGCCGTTCGACCCGATTCGCGACGACGAGGATGACGACGCGTCGGACGCGGCCGCGGAGACCCAGCGGCTGCCGGACGATCCTGACCGCACCGCGCGCATTGACCGGGCGGCCGACGATCGCACCACGCAGATCTCGGCGGCCGACCGCACTACCCGGATCCAGCGCTCGGGCCCGGGCAACGGCGACGATCGCACCACCCGGATCCAGCAACAATCGGGTCCGCGCAACGCCACCCCGCCCAACGATCGGGCCTGGGCCGGGCGCGCCGGCATCCCGCAGCCCGGCGGTCCGGGCGGGCCACCCGATGACGGCCCGCCGCGCGATGACTGGCAGCCGGGCGACGGCGGCGGACGGCGCTGGTGGATGCCGATCCTGGTCGGGATCATCGCGCTGATCCTGCTCGGCGTGCTGGCCTTCGGCCTGTGGCTGATCCTGCGCGGCGACGGCGGGACGCCGGCGCCGACGGCCACCAGCTCCGCGCCGGCACCAACCACGGCGGCGCCGACGACCGTGGCACCCACGACAAGCTCGCCGTCGCCCACCGCCACCACCCCGGCTGCCGTCGAGGTGCCGGTGGTCGAGGGGCGCAGCGTGCTGGATGCCGGACAGCTTCTGTCCGACGCCGGGTTGCCGGCGCGACTGAACTACGTCGCGTCCGACGAGCCGGCCGGCACCGTGGTCGGCTCCGACCCGGACGCCGGCACCGAGGTCCCACCCGGCACGACGGTCACGCTCGAGGTCTCGCTGGGCCCGACGACCGCACCGACCACCCCGCCGGCGACCCCGACACCAACCACCTCGCCGTTGGTCCCGCCCGGGCCCTAG
- a CDS encoding helix-turn-helix domain-containing protein, whose protein sequence is MTERRSPTIRRRRLGAELRRRREAAGVTIDGVAERLECSASKISRIETGHTSATPRDVRDMLAIYGITGPECEELVQISREARQKGWWHPYGAVLAGAYVGLEAAAHSIRAYEQQAVPGLLQTEDYAKAMIRAARPDFTAEDVDRRVSVRRARQSLLKEDDPIDLWFVLDEAVVSRPVGGDVVMRAQLERLVKAADLPNVTLQILPFEAGAHAGMDGTFAILEFPEPSDPEVVYAENATGGLFIEKSDELRKYVFIFDHIRAAALRPEESVAYIAKLAKEPLWKARPRGFMSI, encoded by the coding sequence GTGACCGAACGCCGGAGCCCGACCATCCGTCGCCGGCGACTCGGCGCTGAGTTGCGCCGCCGTCGCGAGGCTGCCGGTGTCACCATCGACGGCGTCGCTGAGCGGCTGGAATGCTCCGCGTCGAAGATCTCACGGATCGAGACCGGCCACACCTCCGCGACGCCGCGCGACGTGCGCGACATGCTCGCCATCTATGGGATCACCGGCCCCGAGTGCGAAGAGCTCGTCCAGATCTCCCGCGAAGCCCGCCAAAAGGGTTGGTGGCACCCATATGGTGCGGTGCTCGCCGGCGCCTATGTAGGACTGGAAGCGGCAGCGCATTCCATCCGCGCGTACGAGCAGCAAGCCGTTCCTGGGCTCCTGCAGACGGAGGACTATGCGAAGGCGATGATCCGCGCGGCCCGGCCAGACTTCACGGCCGAGGATGTAGACCGTCGGGTGAGTGTCCGACGGGCTCGTCAGTCGTTATTAAAAGAGGACGACCCGATCGACCTCTGGTTCGTCCTGGATGAGGCTGTGGTGAGCCGGCCTGTTGGCGGTGACGTCGTCATGCGGGCCCAACTCGAAAGGCTTGTTAAAGCGGCGGATCTCCCCAACGTAACCCTGCAGATACTGCCCTTCGAGGCCGGCGCACACGCCGGCATGGACGGCACCTTCGCCATTCTGGAGTTCCCGGAGCCGAGTGACCCCGAAGTGGTCTACGCGGAGAACGCCACCGGGGGCCTCTTCATCGAGAAGAGCGACGAGTTGCGGAAGTACGTCTTCATCTTCGACCACATCCGTGCGGCCGCGCTCCGCCCCGAGGAGTCGGTTGCCTACATTGCCAAGCTAGCTAAGGAGCCACTGTGGAAGGCGAGACCAAGGGGTTTCATGTCGATCTGA
- a CDS encoding DUF397 domain-containing protein — protein sequence MEGETKGFHVDLTGAVWQKSTRSGPNCDNCVEVAFVPDAVAVRDSKNPTGPALLFTIDEWDAFVGGAKDGEFDL from the coding sequence GTGGAAGGCGAGACCAAGGGGTTTCATGTCGATCTGACCGGCGCGGTCTGGCAGAAGAGCACGCGTAGCGGGCCCAACTGCGACAACTGCGTCGAGGTCGCCTTCGTTCCGGACGCGGTTGCCGTGCGCGACTCGAAGAACCCCACCGGACCGGCCTTGCTGTTCACCATCGACGAGTGGGACGCGTTCGTCGGCGGCGCCAAGGACGGCGAGTTCGACCTGTAG
- a CDS encoding S8 family peptidase, producing the protein MSLPRKFVLVGVGALTAFAFAAPAAAAEPSGTVLSAGGDTAVADSYIVVFKNTTVAKASVDGNASTLASRHGGKVIRTYRSALRGFELQATAAQAKRVAANPNVAYVEQNHTVHAFGTQTNPPSWGLDRIDQRNLPLNQSYTYPNTASNVHAYIIDTGIRTTHQQFGGRAVSGFDAVDGGAADDCNGHGTHVSGTVGGSAYGVAKGVQLVAVRVLNCQGSGTNAQVVGGIDWVTANAIKPAVANMSLGGGANTAIDNAVNSAINSGVTFAIAAGNGNTLGVRQNACNYSPARVPNAITVGATQNNDAAASFSNFGTCVDILAPGVNITSSWSTNDTATNTISGTSMATPHVAGAAALVLSANPTWSNQQVRDYLVNNSTPNVVTNPGTGTPNRLLFVVNDGTPPANDFGVSVAPTAGSVAPGGSATATVSTSTTSGSAQSVSLAASGLPSGATASFSPASVTSGGSSTLTIATSASTPPGNYPVSVNGTGASGTRSATYTLTVTGGTGGSCSGTNGTDVNIPDAGAAVVSTISINGCNRNASTASTAAVNIVHTWRGDLVVDLVAPDGSAYRLKNSSGSDSADNVNATYTVNLGSEAANGTWSLRVQDVARLDTGYINTWTLTL; encoded by the coding sequence ATGAGTCTCCCGCGCAAGTTCGTCCTGGTCGGGGTCGGTGCCCTGACCGCGTTCGCGTTCGCCGCACCCGCGGCGGCCGCCGAACCGTCCGGAACAGTGCTGAGTGCCGGCGGCGACACCGCCGTGGCCGACAGCTACATCGTGGTGTTCAAGAACACCACGGTGGCCAAGGCGTCGGTCGACGGCAACGCGTCGACGCTGGCCAGCCGGCACGGCGGCAAGGTGATCCGCACCTACCGCAGCGCGTTGCGTGGCTTCGAGTTGCAGGCCACCGCGGCGCAGGCCAAGCGGGTCGCGGCCAACCCGAATGTGGCCTATGTCGAGCAGAACCACACCGTGCACGCGTTCGGCACGCAGACCAACCCGCCGTCGTGGGGCCTGGACCGCATCGATCAGCGCAACCTGCCGCTGAACCAGTCCTACACCTACCCGAACACGGCGTCGAACGTGCACGCCTACATCATCGACACCGGCATCCGGACCACTCACCAGCAGTTCGGTGGGCGGGCGGTCAGCGGATTCGACGCGGTCGACGGCGGTGCGGCCGACGACTGCAACGGCCACGGCACGCACGTCTCCGGCACGGTCGGCGGCTCGGCGTACGGCGTGGCCAAGGGTGTGCAGTTGGTTGCCGTCCGGGTGCTCAACTGTCAGGGCAGCGGCACCAACGCACAGGTGGTCGGCGGCATCGACTGGGTCACCGCCAACGCGATCAAGCCCGCCGTGGCCAACATGAGCCTCGGCGGCGGCGCCAACACCGCGATCGACAACGCCGTCAACAGCGCCATCAACTCGGGCGTCACGTTCGCGATCGCGGCCGGCAACGGCAACACCCTCGGTGTGCGGCAGAACGCCTGCAACTACTCGCCCGCCCGGGTGCCCAACGCGATCACCGTCGGTGCCACCCAGAACAACGACGCGGCTGCCTCGTTCTCCAACTTCGGCACCTGCGTCGACATCCTGGCCCCCGGCGTGAACATCACCTCGTCCTGGTCGACCAACGACACCGCGACCAACACCATCAGCGGTACGTCGATGGCGACGCCGCACGTCGCCGGGGCGGCCGCCCTGGTGCTGTCGGCCAACCCGACCTGGAGCAACCAGCAGGTCCGGGACTACCTGGTCAACAACTCGACACCCAACGTGGTGACCAACCCGGGCACCGGCACCCCCAACCGGCTGCTCTTCGTGGTCAACGACGGCACACCGCCGGCCAACGACTTCGGCGTCTCGGTCGCACCGACCGCCGGCTCGGTCGCGCCCGGTGGTTCCGCCACCGCCACGGTCTCCACCAGCACCACCTCGGGCTCGGCCCAGTCGGTGTCACTGGCTGCCAGTGGGCTGCCGTCCGGTGCGACGGCCAGCTTCAGCCCGGCGAGCGTCACCTCCGGCGGCTCGTCGACCCTGACGATCGCCACCTCGGCATCGACCCCGCCGGGTAACTACCCGGTGAGCGTCAACGGCACGGGCGCGTCGGGCACCCGCTCGGCGACCTACACGCTGACCGTGACCGGCGGCACCGGCGGCAGTTGCTCCGGCACCAACGGCACCGACGTGAACATCCCGGACGCGGGCGCGGCGGTGGTCAGCACGATCAGCATCAACGGCTGCAACCGCAACGCGTCGACCGCGTCGACGGCGGCCGTCAACATCGTCCACACCTGGCGCGGTGACCTGGTCGTCGACCTGGTCGCGCCGGACGGCTCGGCCTACCGGTTGAAGAACAGCAGCGGTAGCGACAGCGCCGACAACGTCAACGCCACCTACACCGTCAACCTCGGCAGCGAGGCGGCCAACGGCACCTGGTCACTGCGGGTGCAGGACGTCGCCCGGCTGGACACCGGCTACATCAACACCTGGACCCTGACCCTCTGA
- a CDS encoding WecB/TagA/CpsF family glycosyltransferase yields the protein MIDRGRHSVLGVLVDAVDYETATAKVIEAAHERQSLALTALAVHGVMTGVLDPAHNARLNSFDVVTPDGQPVRWGLNLLHGTALTDRVYGPTLTLRVLARCAAEGLPVYLYGSTDETLGRLVPALEKMFPALKLAGYEQSKFRTARPGEAVEIADRIRASGARVLLVGLGCPRQEIFAYAMRPLLDMPQLAVGAAFDYHAGLLRKPPPWMQKRGLEWLWRLGLEPRRLWRRYVILNPAYVARLLAQKTGLWKATPPPPATEPLTEFPI from the coding sequence GTGATCGACCGGGGCCGGCACAGCGTCCTCGGTGTGCTCGTCGACGCCGTCGACTACGAGACGGCGACCGCCAAGGTGATCGAGGCGGCGCACGAGCGGCAGTCGCTCGCGCTGACGGCGCTCGCCGTGCACGGCGTGATGACCGGCGTGCTCGACCCGGCACACAACGCCCGCCTCAACTCCTTCGACGTGGTCACCCCCGACGGTCAGCCGGTGCGCTGGGGCCTCAACCTGCTGCACGGCACCGCCCTCACCGACCGGGTCTACGGGCCGACGCTGACGCTGCGGGTGCTGGCCCGGTGCGCCGCCGAAGGGCTGCCGGTCTACCTCTACGGCTCCACCGACGAGACGCTCGGCCGCCTGGTGCCGGCGCTGGAGAAGATGTTCCCGGCGCTCAAGCTGGCCGGCTACGAGCAGTCGAAGTTTCGCACCGCCCGGCCCGGCGAGGCCGTGGAGATCGCCGACCGGATCCGGGCCTCCGGCGCCCGGGTGCTGCTGGTCGGGCTCGGCTGCCCACGGCAGGAGATCTTCGCGTACGCCATGCGCCCGTTGCTCGACATGCCGCAACTGGCCGTCGGTGCCGCGTTCGACTATCACGCCGGCCTGCTCCGCAAGCCGCCGCCGTGGATGCAGAAGCGCGGGCTCGAGTGGCTCTGGCGGCTCGGCCTCGAGCCGCGGCGGCTGTGGCGCCGCTACGTGATCCTCAACCCGGCCTACGTGGCCCGGTTGCTGGCACAGAAGACCGGCCTATGGAAAGCGACCCCGCCGCCACCGGCGACGGAGCCGCTCACCGAGTTCCCGATCTGA